From Deinococcus yavapaiensis KR-236, one genomic window encodes:
- a CDS encoding FecCD family ABC transporter permease, which translates to MNARRALLLVPALAALLLLVGVLSLGLGAVRTPPGEVLGVLLGGGDELTRRILVELRLPRVLVAALAGAMFAASGTILQGVVRNPLASPDIVGVGAGAGLAATVTLLVLPSAPSWALPWSAFAGAWLGFAAVFLLARERGAVQPVRLALIGVAVGAALGAAQQLVLVRAPDGIAGALAFLTGTVYGADIERVLRVLPWAAVLLPLGFVLARRLDVLSFGESVATSLGTRVGLARGIALTVAVGLASAAVTGAGILGFVGLLAPHLARLLVGGLHARLLPVAALLGAVLVVVADTIGRAVLPPLELPAGIVTTLVGAPYFLWLLRRTSGALS; encoded by the coding sequence GTGAACGCTCGGCGCGCCCTGCTCCTCGTGCCCGCCTTGGCGGCCCTCTTGCTGCTCGTCGGCGTGCTGTCGCTGGGGCTGGGCGCCGTGCGCACGCCTCCCGGCGAGGTGCTCGGCGTCCTGCTCGGCGGCGGCGACGAGCTCACCCGCCGCATCCTGGTGGAGCTGCGCTTGCCGCGCGTCCTCGTCGCGGCCCTGGCGGGCGCGATGTTCGCGGCGAGCGGCACGATCTTGCAAGGCGTCGTTCGCAATCCGCTCGCCTCGCCCGACATCGTCGGCGTGGGCGCGGGCGCGGGCCTCGCCGCCACGGTGACGCTCTTGGTCTTGCCGAGCGCGCCGTCGTGGGCGCTTCCGTGGAGCGCGTTCGCGGGCGCTTGGCTGGGATTCGCCGCCGTCTTTTTGCTGGCGCGCGAACGCGGCGCGGTGCAGCCCGTGCGCCTCGCCCTGATCGGCGTGGCCGTCGGCGCGGCCCTCGGCGCGGCGCAGCAACTCGTGCTCGTTCGGGCGCCCGACGGGATCGCGGGCGCCTTGGCCTTCCTCACCGGCACCGTGTACGGCGCGGACATCGAACGTGTCCTGCGCGTTCTTCCTTGGGCGGCGGTCCTGCTTCCACTGGGCTTCGTGCTCGCGCGGCGCCTCGACGTCCTGAGCTTCGGCGAGAGCGTCGCGACGTCTCTTGGAACGCGCGTGGGGCTCGCCCGTGGAATCGCGCTCACCGTCGCCGTGGGGCTGGCGTCGGCGGCGGTGACGGGCGCGGGCATCCTCGGGTTCGTGGGCTTGCTCGCTCCTCACCTCGCCCGACTGCTCGTCGGCGGTCTGCACGCACGCCTTCTGCCCGTGGCGGCGCTGCTCGGCGCGGTGCTCGTCGTCGTGGCCGACACGATCGGACGCGCGGTGCTGCCGCCGCTGGAACTTCCGGCCGGCATCGTGACCACCCTCGTCGGCGCGCCGTACTTTTTATGGCTTCTGCGCCGCACCTCCGGAGCGCTATCTTGA
- a CDS encoding ABC transporter ATP-binding protein — MASAPHLRSAILTHVTAKLATRNLGLKYGNRAVFEGLDLSLRGGAVTTIIGANGSGKSTLLRSLSRLLAPDRGAVLLNGADVHRLPSKVVAQQLAILPQGPSAPEGLTVEELAWFGRHPHQGLLGGRTAEDRRLVEWALDQTGMRIFASRPLDSLSGGQRQRAWIAMSLAQGTDVLLLDEPTTYLDLSHQLEVLHLVRRLNEQQGKTIVMVLHDLNQAVRYSDEVVAVLDGRVYAQGDPSDVMTKDLLRDVFGLEAHLLADPDTGRPHVIPYGIARKAHLDAAPRSKS; from the coding sequence ATGGCTTCTGCGCCGCACCTCCGGAGCGCTATCTTGACGCACGTGACCGCAAAACTCGCGACGCGCAACCTCGGCCTCAAGTACGGCAATCGCGCCGTCTTCGAAGGCCTCGACCTCTCCTTGCGAGGAGGCGCCGTCACGACGATCATCGGGGCGAACGGCAGCGGAAAGTCCACGTTGCTGCGCTCCCTGTCGCGCCTTCTCGCTCCCGACCGAGGAGCCGTCCTGCTCAACGGCGCCGACGTGCACCGCCTGCCATCGAAGGTGGTCGCTCAGCAACTCGCGATCCTGCCGCAAGGACCGAGCGCGCCCGAAGGCCTCACCGTCGAGGAACTCGCGTGGTTCGGTCGGCATCCGCATCAAGGCCTGCTCGGCGGACGCACCGCCGAGGACCGCCGCCTCGTGGAGTGGGCGCTCGACCAGACGGGCATGCGCATCTTCGCGTCCCGGCCGCTCGATTCCCTTTCGGGCGGGCAGCGGCAACGGGCGTGGATCGCCATGAGCCTCGCTCAAGGAACCGACGTCCTGCTGCTCGACGAGCCCACGACGTACCTCGACCTCAGCCACCAACTCGAAGTGCTGCACCTCGTGCGACGCCTCAACGAGCAGCAAGGCAAGACGATCGTGATGGTCCTGCACGACCTCAATCAGGCCGTCAGGTATTCCGACGAGGTCGTGGCGGTGCTCGACGGTCGAGTGTACGCGCAGGGCGATCCGAGCGACGTCATGACGAAGGACCTGCTGCGCGACGTGTTCGGCCTCGAAGCGCACCTGCTCGCCGATCCCGACACGGGCCGTCCGCACGTCATTCCGTACGGCATCGCCCGCAAAGCGCACCTCGACGCCGCGCCGCGCTCCA